One genomic window of Solanum stenotomum isolate F172 chromosome 9, ASM1918654v1, whole genome shotgun sequence includes the following:
- the LOC125877778 gene encoding cytidine deaminase 1-like, producing MDQLKFVVEASEAESITHKLGLPSVHHLLPVLVQPAQTLARPPISNYHVAAVGLGSDGRVFLGVNLEFPGLPLHHSVHAEQFLITNLAVHRCPRLVAFAVSAAPCGHCRQFLQELRNPSDLQIHITSQHQNNPDVTFEPLREILPNPFGPFDLLDDETPLLLERHNNGLILSYEINHDGDLCNGFSDDDLKSGNLSNGFYKLTETESTLLRIAALEGANDSHAPYSGCPSGVAIMDYEGKIYRGSYVESAAYNPSLGPVQAALVAFVAEGGGGYERIVAAALVEKEGAKVRQEDTARIFLKLVSPKCDLKVFHCCVAENGCKKD from the coding sequence ATGGATCAACTAAAATTTGTGGTGGAAGCCTCTGAGGCTGAGTCCATTACCCACAAACTTGGCCTACCTTCTGTCCACCACCTCCTCCCTGTCTTGGTTCAACCCGCACAGACCCTTGCCCGCCCACCCATCTCCAACTACCACGTCGCCGCTGTTGGCCTCGGCTCCGACGGCCGTGTATTCCTCGGTGTTAACCTTGAATTTCCTGGCCTACCCCTTCATCACTCTGTTCACGCCGAGCAGTTTCTCATCACTAACCTTGCTGTCCACCGCTGCCCCCGCCTCGTTGCATTCGCTGTCTCCGCCGCCCCCTGTGGCCACTGCCGACAGTTTCTTCAAGAACTCCGAAACCCTTCCGATCTCCAAATCCACATCACATCTCAACACCAAAACAATCCCGATGTCACATTCGAACCTTTGCGTGAAATTCTCCCAAACCCATTTGGTCCATTCGATCTCCTTGATGACGAAACTCCTTTACTCCTCGAGCGACATAACAACGGTTTAATCCTGTCGTATGAGATTAATCACGATGGAGATCTATGCAATGGGTTTTCAGATGACGATTTGAAATCGGGAAATCTGAGTAATGGGTTTTATAAATTGACAGAAACAGAGAGTACCCTTTTAAGGATTGCAGCTTTGGAAGGTGCTAACGATTCACACGCACCTTACAGTGGGTGTCCATCAGGGGTAGCAATTATGGATTATGAAGGGAAGATTTATAGAGGTTCTTATGTGGAATCTGCTGCTTATAATCCAAGTTTAGGGCCGGTGCAGGCGGCATTGGTGGCTTTTGTGGCTGAAGGAGGTGGTGGGTATGAACGAATTGTGGCGGCGGCTTTGGTGGAGAAGGAAGGCGCAAAGGTAAGGCAAGAGGACACTGCTAGGATCTTTCTGAAATTGGTTTCTCCTAAATGTGACTTGAAGGTTTTCCACTGCTGTGTTGCTGAAAATGGATGTAAAAAGGATTGA